A region of Piscinibacter gummiphilus DNA encodes the following proteins:
- a CDS encoding helix-turn-helix transcriptional regulator, producing the protein MRPAVGMAAHVMQGEGLEIVRIRVDRPALIRVDRGIKTVKPARGPAVRVLPGQALLLAGGQTVDFHNRITDGERYEARWLMFSGTVLADPYYLAATERISPADAGLPPARALRGVPAGLEEAFERARSGLAPDPSRPDAVVRQQLLEVAHWLLAEGLVLRVPADDARISGRIRAMLSTQLDGDWSSPAIAKALAMSEATLRRRLSVEGITLRELIADVRMASALILLQATSRQVSDIALAVGYDSPSRFAVRFRDRFGFAPTAVRGHARGM; encoded by the coding sequence GTGAGGCCGGCCGTGGGCATGGCCGCCCACGTGATGCAGGGGGAAGGGCTGGAGATCGTGCGCATCCGCGTCGATCGGCCGGCGCTGATCCGCGTGGACCGCGGCATCAAGACGGTCAAGCCGGCGCGCGGTCCCGCCGTGCGCGTCCTGCCCGGCCAGGCGCTGCTGCTGGCCGGGGGACAGACCGTCGACTTCCACAACCGCATCACCGATGGCGAGCGCTACGAAGCCCGCTGGCTGATGTTCAGCGGCACCGTGCTCGCGGATCCCTACTACCTGGCCGCCACGGAGCGCATCTCCCCGGCCGATGCGGGGCTCCCTCCGGCACGCGCGTTGCGGGGCGTGCCGGCTGGCCTGGAGGAGGCGTTCGAGCGAGCACGGAGCGGCCTGGCGCCGGACCCGTCGCGCCCCGATGCGGTCGTGCGCCAGCAGCTGCTCGAAGTGGCGCACTGGCTGCTCGCGGAAGGCCTGGTGCTGCGCGTCCCGGCGGACGACGCGCGCATCTCGGGCCGCATCCGCGCCATGCTGTCCACGCAGCTGGACGGCGACTGGAGTTCGCCGGCCATCGCGAAGGCGCTCGCCATGTCCGAGGCAACCCTGCGGCGCCGCCTCTCGGTCGAGGGGATCACGCTGCGGGAGCTGATCGCCGACGTGCGCATGGCCTCCGCGCTGATCCTGTTGCAAGCCACGTCACGGCAGGTCAGCGACATCGCACTGGCCGTCGGCTACGACTCGCCGTCGCGCTTCGCGGTGCGCTTCCGCGACCGCTTCGGTTTTGCGCCCACCGCGGTGCGAGGTCATGCCCGAGGCATGTGA
- a CDS encoding acyltransferase family protein: MTDGDGGPQRLHALDNLRAAMMWLGIVLHVAVIHMTGTQLLPWRDDRTTPAADVLVAFIHAFRMPVFFILAGFFVAMLMTQRGLAATVRHRLRRLALPFAVFWPPLFVACSTLALLFMHRMARGTWGLDLGLASAAGGTSAHEGLHTLHLWFLWLLLWLSLLTPLMQAVLQRTAPTVAPAVGRWLAALGPTPWGIALLAAVLASIGVRYGSGLVQPGNAFLPPWMEWAHNGLFYVFGLALYAHRQVLLAHCVRRWPWYAGAGLVLFLVSGMVLEHVPAESRHALPMGTRWAFSFAYNAAAWCWSFALIGVFVAHLGRPSPVMRYLAESSYWVYLVHMPMTIGFGALLFGLPLPAGVKMLVNISATTALSLVSYHWLVRSTAVGLLLNGKRQARDERQGVPLPAG; the protein is encoded by the coding sequence ATGACCGACGGAGACGGCGGCCCGCAAAGGCTCCACGCACTCGACAACCTGCGCGCCGCCATGATGTGGCTCGGCATCGTGCTGCATGTGGCGGTGATCCACATGACCGGCACTCAGCTGTTGCCCTGGCGCGACGACAGGACCACGCCCGCGGCCGACGTGCTGGTCGCCTTCATCCATGCCTTCCGCATGCCCGTGTTCTTCATCCTGGCCGGATTCTTCGTGGCCATGCTGATGACGCAGCGGGGGCTGGCCGCGACCGTGCGCCACCGGCTTCGCCGCCTGGCCCTGCCGTTCGCTGTGTTCTGGCCGCCGCTGTTCGTCGCTTGCTCCACATTGGCGCTGCTCTTCATGCACCGCATGGCCCGCGGCACGTGGGGCCTGGACCTCGGCCTGGCATCTGCTGCAGGCGGGACATCCGCGCATGAGGGACTCCATACGCTGCACCTCTGGTTCCTGTGGCTGCTGCTGTGGCTCAGCCTCCTCACGCCGCTGATGCAGGCGGTGCTGCAACGCACCGCTCCCACCGTCGCGCCGGCGGTGGGGCGGTGGCTGGCGGCCCTGGGGCCCACGCCATGGGGCATCGCCTTGCTGGCGGCCGTGCTGGCGAGCATCGGTGTCCGGTATGGCTCGGGGCTGGTCCAACCCGGAAACGCCTTCCTGCCGCCCTGGATGGAATGGGCGCACAACGGTCTTTTCTATGTGTTCGGCCTGGCGCTGTACGCGCACCGGCAGGTGCTGCTGGCGCACTGCGTGCGGCGTTGGCCGTGGTACGCCGGCGCGGGGCTGGTGTTGTTCCTGGTGTCCGGCATGGTGCTCGAACACGTTCCCGCCGAGTCCCGCCACGCACTGCCGATGGGGACCCGTTGGGCGTTTTCCTTCGCGTACAACGCTGCTGCATGGTGCTGGAGCTTTGCCCTCATCGGCGTGTTCGTGGCCCATCTCGGACGGCCGAGTCCCGTCATGCGCTACCTCGCCGAAAGCTCCTACTGGGTGTACCTGGTCCACATGCCCATGACGATCGGTTTCGGCGCGTTGCTGTTCGGCCTGCCGTTGCCCGCGGGCGTGAAGATGCTGGTCAACATCTCGGCCACCACGGCGCTCAGCCTGGTCAGCTACCACTGGCTGGTGCGCTCGACGGCCGTGGGGCTGCTCCTCAATGGCAAGCGCCAGGCCAGAGACGAACGCCAAGGTGTCCCCCTGCCCGCTGGCTGA
- a CDS encoding type II toxin-antitoxin system VapB family antitoxin, which yields MNVVRTPLEIDEQLMKDALRATRLKTEQDVVELGLRTLLKLRLRSQEDIKQFRGKLKWEGDLDAMRADAP from the coding sequence ATCAACGTCGTCCGAACCCCTCTCGAGATCGACGAACAGCTGATGAAGGACGCATTGCGTGCCACCCGACTGAAGACCGAGCAAGACGTCGTCGAACTCGGTCTGCGGACACTGTTGAAGTTGCGCTTGAGATCGCAGGAAGACATCAAGCAGTTCCGCGGGAAGCTGAAATGGGAAGGCGACCTGGACGCCATGAGGGCCGACGCGCCCTGA
- a CDS encoding VOC family protein produces the protein MFNHIVIGTNDIERARRFYDQVLGVLGAGGAMPHQAKSGHHRLFYRHDGGTLGIAQPINDEPATIANGGTIAFRCTSPEQVHAFHDTAVAQGGVSIEEPPGLRTDSLGQFYLAYVRDPDGNKLCAVHRPRPA, from the coding sequence ATGTTCAATCACATCGTCATCGGCACCAACGACATCGAGCGCGCCCGGCGCTTCTACGACCAGGTCCTGGGGGTGCTGGGCGCCGGCGGCGCCATGCCGCACCAGGCGAAGTCCGGGCACCACCGGCTGTTCTATCGCCACGACGGCGGCACGCTGGGCATCGCGCAACCCATCAACGACGAGCCCGCGACCATCGCGAACGGCGGCACCATCGCCTTCCGCTGCACGTCGCCCGAGCAGGTCCATGCCTTCCACGACACGGCCGTGGCGCAGGGGGGTGTCTCGATCGAGGAGCCTCCCGGTCTGCGCACCGATTCGCTGGGGCAGTTCTACCTGGCCTATGTCCGCGACCCGGACGGCAACAAGCTGTGCGCCGTCCATCGCCCCCGGCCGGCTTGA